Proteins encoded within one genomic window of Macrobrachium nipponense isolate FS-2020 chromosome 8, ASM1510439v2, whole genome shotgun sequence:
- the LOC135223276 gene encoding oplophorus-luciferin 2-monooxygenase non-catalytic subunit-like, translating to MPRKIVALLWLTLAREFVFLRGQNISSLLPSSSIPSSTTEPPVYECPAREEIKPCVCHLIGENQMEMDCSKVLDGDELRRVFSQEFLFSDFYRLVMTGSNLTVLREGDLGVSSFTEIYIMNGNLVEIEDLALAGSADTLEYLDMYNNHLQGIPDISAFSRLSGVNLCKNSFTSFPTMNSVTMRILDFIGNPLISLPSDAFQGLPEIEYVFLDQCSLTGIVSGTFANNEKLSYLSLDGNSLNSLPLDAIQLSGLTSYLFLRNNQLGQLANGSISGVTGSAYMQGNSLTELYEDVFRPMLDDNATVYLENNPFGCGCDIAWLILNQTLLERLADSPSCSDGTAFVDLDPAYYEAMC from the exons atgcctcGAAAGATTGTAGCCCTCCTGTGGCTTACTTTAGCAAGGGAATTTGTTTTTCTCCGGGGTCAAAATATTAGCAGTCTTCTGCCCTCCAGCTCAATTCCTTCGTCAACAACAGAACCACCAGTTTATGAATGCCCGGCTCGCGAGGAAATAAAGCCCTGTGTTTGTCACCTCATTGGGGAAAATCAGATGGAGATGGACTGTTCCAAAGTTCTGGATGGAGATGAACTCAGGAGAGTTTTCAGCCAAGAGTTTCTGTTTTCCGATTTCTATAGACTAGTCATGACTGGAAGTAACTTGACTGTCTTGAGAGAAGGCGACCTAGGAGTATCGTCCTTCACAGAAATATACATAATGAATGGTAACCTTGTTGAAATAGAAGACCTGGCTCTGGCAGGCAGTGCAGACACTCTGGAATACTTGGATATGTACAACAACCACCTTCAAGGAATTCCAGACATTTCGGCTTTTAGCCGTTTGTCTGGTGTTAATCTCTGTAAGAACTCCTTTACATCATTTCCCACAATGAATTCCGTGACAATGAGGATTCTTGATTTCATAGGAAATCCGTTAATATCTCTTCCATCTGACGCATTCCAAGGTCTTCCAGAAATAGAATATGTTTTTCTTGATCAGTGTAGTCTGACGGGGATAGTTTCAG gaacttttgcaaataatgaaaagcTTTCCTATTTGAGTCTGGATGGGAACAGTCTGAATTCCCTTCCGCTTGACGCCATTCAGCTAAGCGGACTAACAAGCTACTTATTCCTCCGGAACAATCAACTCGGCCAGTTAGCTAACGGTTCGATTTCCG GCGTCACAGGCAGTGCTTATATGCAAGGAAACTCTCTAACAGAGTTATACGAGGACGTCTTTCGACCAATGCTCGACGACAACGCGACTGTTTACTTAGAAA ACAATCCCTTCGGCTGCGGGTGTGACATCGCTTGGCTGATTCTCAACCAAACGTTGCTGGAACGCTTAGCCGATTCCCCAAGCTGTTCGGACGGAACTGCTTTTGTTGATCTGGATCCTGCTTATTATGAAGCCATGTGCTGA